In Setaria viridis chromosome 5, Setaria_viridis_v4.0, whole genome shotgun sequence, the genomic stretch AAGAAGGGCTCACAATTCAACAAAGATAGCTGATATTATAAGAAGTCAACTTTATGAAAGGATGAAGTTACAACCTGACACATCACAAAGCAACATCACAAACATGGTGATGCATATGATTTATTTCCGAAAAGCCCAACATTATCCTATAGTGAGATGAGTTCATTGATGTTTTGGATAGATGCCAAATAAAAATGTGAACCATAGGTTCACTGCATAGAAAACAACCAAACATGTAGACATCATAGCAGAGGGCGGAATATCAGCATAGTGAAGTAAAATTGAACAATATGCGTCAAACAGTATATGAACTAATGTGTTGATACCACAAGTTTCAAAAAGTAGGAGGCAAACTGTTGAGGATCAATAAAATAGCAAGCATAGTGCACCCTTATCAGGAATATATTTGCAACAAAGTTACCCTTTTGTAAGGATGTCGTCAGAACAAACACAACACATACAGAGGGGACAAGACGATTCAACTAGATTACACTATGTATAGATCAAATTGATTTAAGTGAAAAATGGAGCAGTTAGATGGCCTCGAGTTTAATGCTTGATAGGTTATTGCTCAATGATTCAATCACTTCATCAGGAGATTCCTCATTCGAATGTGCCACTGGTTCTTGAACTTGAATATGAGGGATCTCATCCTGCAATTCTGCTTCAAGCTTCCTGAACTCTTCCTCAATATCGCCTTCATCATCTATTGACTGGAGTGGTGCTGATTCTGCAAAGTAACTTGGTCAGAATGTAACAGAAAGACATAAATTACATAGAAAATCATTAGTCTTTTTAAGAGATGACTGTAAACCAGATGCCTATATATATCTAGAAGTACATGGGGCGCATAAGGATCAGACAAAAACAGTATGAACTAAATCTAGACTAACACTAACACAATTCCTTCTATAACTATAGCCAATCCATACGTGTGAAGTTTGCAATGGAAGCAATGGTAACATAGTGCAGTTTATTGTTCCCACAAGACAACTGAGAACATTATCATTTATCCAGCATTGTTTACAAGCAAGATACAATTCATGTCCAACCCACAATTCTTGTTCTAGTATTTAACTCAAGAGTCCATCATGATCATGCTATTGTCTTTCCTTAATTAGAAAGAGCTCTGTATGCAAGCAACATTACCTTAAGTTGTTAAGATGGTTGATTAAAAGCTCTGGAATTCCTAGTAAAAGAACCCCAAACAACTTACCCAGGGCAGCATCAACTTCTCTTTGTGCAGCAACAAGCTCATCAACCTCCTTCAGATGGACATTAACCTCCTCTATGCTGACATTGTTTTCCTTCATTGCCTGGATACCAATTTGTATTGCCTCATAGACCTAGTAGCATGTACAGAATTAATTTTTTATGCAACAACATGTCTATTGTTTGTAATATAAACGAACAAATAATTTAACTACTCATTGTCATTTTAGAGTATGTACATTTGTAAAAAAATATGGCACCTTCTTAGTTGATTCAGCACTAGCAATCAGGCTGATGACTTCTTCAACCCTTTCTAACAACTGCATGCATCTGCTCCGGCTTTGTGAGAATACTTTAGACTGCCTCGCATAACGATAAGCAGCCTGTTTGTCCCTGGACTTGAAGAATGCCAATGCCCTTCTCCTTGAACTATCATaagatatttttttaacaaagcaGAACAATTTTAGCACCAGCAGTTATCAAAGTCCACTCTAATCATACTAAGTTTATGAAATTCAGCATCAATCCATAGTGCACAGTCTTCAGTTCTTCATTTAAACTAGATCTCCCTAATGCTATGTTAATATACCCATGATTGTATGACCACCTAATTTTCAATATTGTGAAGAAACAATTCATCCAGCAGCCAAACACAGGAAGTTGAAACCCTAAGAGAAATTTGATATCACAAACACAACAAGCAGTAGCACTACAAAGGGATGAGAATGTGATGGAAAACCCAATAGCATGAAAATGTCAAATCCAGTGGCTGGAAGCAACAGACTGGCCCTTTCCCAATGCAGTCAGATAGGGAAAATTATAGTAACCTCACTATTTATGTGTTTGTTTTATTGTGTTGAAGCTGGATGGATCATGTTCAGCAACCAGAAATAGTTAACCTTGTGTTGCATTTCTGTGTATGAAACTGGCCATTGAAGTGTCATATGCTGAAATGTATAGTCTTAGTCAGCAATCTATAGAAAGCAACATATGCAAAGAATGTCCTTTTGAAAGTCAAAACACTTGAGTGGTATATCAAATTGTAGATTGAAATTGCGAAATGTACTAACATCTCCCATCTGCGATCAAGCACATCAAGCTGCTGCTGCAACCTCTCTTCTGTCCAAACTAAGTGCAAGGTGTCATGGTCAAGCTTGGATACAGCAGGAACTTGAGCAGAGTTGAGTGCAAACTTGACACCCTGCAGGCATGAATCCAACTGAAGCAAATACAGCAGGGCACTTGCTTCAGCGGGAGCAATAGAATGCACAACAAAAGGGATCATACCTCAATATGGTCCTGCTTCCTGGCTACAAGGTACCGAGCTTTCCCAGATTGCGTCAAGAAACATAATGCGGCATGAGCACCCTCCTGATCGCTGAAGAAGCTATTGAATCTGCTGATCGTTACAACACATGTCGATGTCCAATGAGAGTCACTTAACTGCCTAGCAATATCTGCAGCCCTTTCCTGCAATGGACTAGCAGCGAAACGCATCAGAATTCCAGCATCCAACCAAGCAACTACACTTGGGGTCCATCATTTTGGCATACCTCGACCAACGATTTGAACACGAGGATGTCCTCCTGCAAAACCGGCCGCCTCGAGCTGATGGCCATCTGGCTCACCCTCCTGACCAGCTGGTACAGGCTCCCCGTGGACGGATCGATCAGCTCGGATTTCAGCAGTATGTCCCCATCTGCGCGCATCTCTTCCTGCAAAATGCCCGTAAATTCAAAGTTCAACAGTTTCCCCGATCACCGCAGTAACAACGTAATCTGAAATTGTCGTGGGAAGGACAGACCAGAACTTGCGGCAAGCAGAGCGGCGTGATCCCCCCGGGACGCGCGAACCAGACGCTCGTCACCTGCAGTTTGTCGCCGGCGTCGCGTCAGAATACGAGAGAGGGAGTGAATCCGAGAGGGTTAGG encodes the following:
- the LOC117858504 gene encoding uncharacterized protein, coding for MASGEGDGEGWEAAVRAEVGAVGWWDDPDGADLRARFKAFTGQRRDWPQPTLLFWKDLLLRVARRLRLCSAPAHLVTSVWFARPGGITPLCLPQVLEEMRADGDILLKSELIDPSTGSLYQLVRRVSQMAISSRRPVLQEDILVFKSLVEERAADIARQLSDSHWTSTCVVTISRFNSFFSDQEGAHAALCFLTQSGKARYLVARKQDHIEGVKFALNSAQVPAVSKLDHDTLHLVWTEERLQQQLDVLDRRWEISRRRALAFFKSRDKQAAYRYARQSKVFSQSRSRCMQLLERVEEVISLIASAESTKKVYEAIQIGIQAMKENNVSIEEVNVHLKEVDELVAAQREVDAALESAPLQSIDDEGDIEEEFRKLEAELQDEIPHIQVQEPVAHSNEESPDEVIESLSNNLSSIKLEAI